The following are encoded together in the Triticum dicoccoides isolate Atlit2015 ecotype Zavitan chromosome 6B, WEW_v2.0, whole genome shotgun sequence genome:
- the LOC119320619 gene encoding receptor-like protein EIX2, with protein MPPTTKFLLLVSAAAATFALSNGTGTGTAACVPRERDALLAFKRGVTDDPSGRLASWRRGSDCCRWRGIRCSNRTGHVLQLRLGNSYSYFDQEFYTGRTTSLDGQISPSLFSLEHLKHLDLAWNFPYICSNCGHVPKLWGSLKNLRYLNLSNVPVDDDTLLRQLGNLSKLQYLDLSYTTYTIVQPTDFLSLTHLPLLHHLDLGGFNLTMVHDWPRIVNMIPSLQVLYLSGCSLHNANQQLPRLNLTKLERLDLSYNHFDHPSESCWFWNLTSLKYLYLRETFLYGHFPKTLGQMTSLQVFDFSYNKYLDGGPGGIIAPGLMRNLCNLEVLYLEEGLSYGNMAELHESLPHCSSSRLRELYLNGNNITGTLPAGLAQFSSLATLILSDNYMNGPVPTEIGRINDLIILDLRNNNLTGVITEEHFYGFTNLQYIDLSNNFASCQIGPHFPSWLRLLPRADYIDMSDTGITGQLPYWFSTTLSQAIFLNFSHNQISGSLPKNMESMSVNYLYLDRNQITGEIPPLPENLTCFSISNNSLSGRITRSICKTQKLKCLDLRINQLEGEFPQCIKMGNIRSLILSNNMFSGKFPSFLQSTNIKFLDLSRNKFSGRLPEWIGDLMALEYIGLSYNMFSGSIPSSIINLGEMFNFDVAGNRLSGVIPRNLSTLTGMAGQVRYLNVDSNWMEPQFILPVLTKRQELHYKQSFANMSSIDLSLNYLTGVIPEEITSVNGLMNLNISWNYLTGEIPRSIGSMESLESLDLSRNKLCGEIPLSLSNLTYLESLDLSYNNLSGRIPPGSQLDTLYDNYPYMYSGNIGLCGHPLQRNCSRSNNATKLVDGDTKRSARVSDSTLFYLGLGSGFVVGLWVVLCTMLFKKTWRIAYFRLFDKVYDKLYVFLVLTWARLAQKALNLTGKLG; from the exons ATGCCTCCCACCACCAAGTTCCTCCTCCTTGTATCAGCAGCCGCCGCAACCTTTGCTCTGAGCAATGGCACCGGCACCGGCACAGCTGCCTGCGTGCCGCGGGAGCGTGATGCCCTGCTGGCGTTCAAACGCGGTGTCACAGATGACCCCTCGGGTCGTCTCGCCTCGTGGCGGCGAGGCAGCGACTGCTGCCGGTGGAGGGGCATAAGGTGCAGCAACCGGACTGGCCATGTCCTCCAGCTTCGACTTGGAAATAGCTACTCGTACTTTGATCAGGAATTTTATACTGGTCGGACAACATCTTTGGATGGCCAGATAAGTCCATCTCTATTTTCTTTGGAGCATTTGAAGCACCTTGATCTCGCCTGGAATTTTCCATATATATGTAGCAATTGCGGTCATGTTCCAAAACTATGGGGCTCTCTAAAAAACTTGAGATACCTGAACCTTTCCAATGTACCGGTCGATGACGACACGTTGCTTCGTCAGCTTGGTAACCTCTCTAAGCTGCAGTATCTCGACCTTTCCTACACCACCTACACCATAGTGCAACCAACAGATTTTTTAAGCTTAACACATCTACCTTTGCTACACCATCTTGACCTTGGTGGGTTCAATCTCACCATGGTACATGATTGGCCTCGTATCGTGAATATGATTCCTTCTTTGCAAGTTCTCTATCTTTCTGGTTGCTCGCTTCATAATGCCAACCAACAGCTCCCACGCTTGAACCTCACAAAACTTGAGAGGCTTGATCTCAGCTACAACCATTTTGATCACCCCTCCGAGTCCTGTTGGTTTTGGAATTTGACAAGTCTCAAGTACCTCTACCTTCGAGAAACCTTTTTGTATGGTCATTTTCCCAAGACACTAGGACAAATGACATCCCTTCAAGTCTTTGACTTTTCATACAACAAGTATCTCGACGGCGGCCCCGGCGGCATCATAGCGCCAGGGTTGATGAGAAACCTATGCAATTTGGAAGTACTATACCTTGAAGAAGGTCTCTCGTATGGGAACATGGCAGAGTTGCATGAGAGCTTGCCACATTGCTCGTCCAGCCGACTAAGAGAACTGTATTTGAATGGAAACAATATCACCGGGACCCTACCAGCTGGGCTTGCCCAATTCAGCAGTTTGGCCACTCTCATCCTCTCTGATAACTATATGAATGGACCCGTGCCCACTGAGATTGGTAGGATCAACGATTTGATTATCCTAGACCTAAGAAACAACAATTTGACAGGTGTCATCACCGAAGAACATTTCTATGGTTTCACGAACTTACAGTATATAGATTTATCTAATAAT TTTGCATCTTGCCAAATAGGTCCTCATTTTCCTTCTTGGCTTCGGTTGTTGCCTAGAGCTGATTACATTGATATGTCAGACACTGGTATAACCGGTCAGCTCCCATACTGGTTCTCGACAACACTTTCACAAGCTATATTTTTGAACTTCTCCCACAACCAGATTAGTGGAAGCCTGCCAAAAAATATGGAATCCATGTCAGTGAACTATCTCTATCTAGATAGAAACCAAATAACTGGTGAAATACCTCCACTgccagaaaatctcacttgtttctcCATATCTAACAATTCTCTATCAGGTCGTATTACAAGATCTATCTGCAAAACCCAAAAGTTGAAGTGCTTGGATTTAAGAATCAACCAGTTGGAGGGAGAATTTCCTCAATGTATCAAGATGGGAAACATACGGAGTCTTATATTGAGTAACAATATGTTCTCGGGAAAGTTCCCATCTTTTCTGCAAAGCACAAATATAAAGTTTCTAGATCTATCAAGAAATAAGTTCTCTGGAAGATTGCCTGAATGGATAGGAGACTTGATGGCATTAGAGTATATAGGATTAAGCTATAATATGTTCTCTGGGAGTATTCCATCCAGCATCATCAATCTTGGAGAAATGTTCAATTTTGATGTAGCTGGCAACAGATTGTCTGGTGTTATACCTCGCAATCTTTCAACTTTGACGGGCATGGCAGGTCAGGTGCGATACTTGAACGTAGACTCGAACTGGATGGAGCCTCAATTTATTTTGCCCGTGCTCACAAAGCGACAAGAGCTTCATTATAAACAATCATTTGCTAATATGTCGAGCATTGACTTATCCTTGAATTACTTAACTGGAGTAATTCCAGAAGAAATTACTTCTGTGAATGGATTGATGAACCTGAATATTTCTTGGAACTACTTGACTGGAGAAATTCCACGCAGTATTGGGTCCATGGAATCACTGGAATCATTGGACCTATCAAGGAACAAACTTTGTGGGGAAATTCCACTGAGCCTATCAAATCTGACCTATTTGGAATCTTTGGATTTGTCCTACAACAATCTGTCCGGAAGAATACCACCGGGATCGCAACTTGACACTCTCTACGACAACTATCCATATATGTACAGCGGCAACATTGGTCTCTGTGGGCATCCTCTCCAACGGAATTGTTCAAGAAGTAATAATGCAACAAAGCTAGTTGATGGTGATACCAAGAGAAGTGCACGTGTGTCTGATTCAACGTTGTTTTACCTCGGGCTTGGGTCAGGGTTTGTCGTTGGCCTTTGGGTGGTGTTATGTACCATGCTCTTCAAGAAAACATGGAGGATTGCATATTTCCGGCTCTTCGACAAGGTATATGACAAGCTATATGTATTTCTTGTTCTTACTTGGGCAAGGTTGGCACAGAAGGCACTGAATCTAACTGGGA